A window of Candidatus Paceibacterota bacterium contains these coding sequences:
- a CDS encoding RNA polymerase sigma factor codes for MEDINLSDEQLVLVIRESESELYSHIINRYKAKLSRYLGKFINDPDELEDVLQDVFIKAYRNLYGFDVKRKFSSWIYRIAHNEAINHIKKNSKVKVSLDEVEYKIVDEKIDLGSKIDKKILKENIAKSLENIGFKYREVLMLFFFEDKSYEEIGDILRIPVNTVGTLILRGKKLLKKQLLGQNYGE; via the coding sequence ATGGAAGACATAAATTTATCAGACGAACAGCTTGTGCTTGTAATAAGGGAAAGTGAAAGCGAACTATACAGCCATATCATCAACAGATATAAGGCCAAGCTTTCCCGTTATTTGGGCAAGTTCATAAACGACCCGGATGAACTTGAAGATGTACTTCAGGACGTTTTTATAAAGGCTTACAGGAATCTTTATGGTTTTGATGTGAAAAGGAAATTCTCTTCATGGATATACAGGATAGCTCATAATGAAGCGATCAATCATATAAAGAAGAATTCAAAAGTTAAAGTTTCTTTGGATGAGGTGGAATATAAAATAGTGGATGAAAAGATAGACCTGGGTTCGAAGATCGACAAGAAAATATTGAAAGAAAATATCGCAAAAAGCTTGGAGAATATCGGATTCAAATATCGGGAGGTTCTTATGCTTTTTTTCTTCGAGGACAAGTCATATGAAGAGATCGGCGATATCCTGAGGATCCCGGTGAACACAGTCGGAACTCTGATCCTCCGGGGAAAAAAACTTTTGAAAAAACAGCTATTAGGACAAAATTATGGAGAATAA